One genomic region from Entelurus aequoreus isolate RoL-2023_Sb linkage group LG14, RoL_Eaeq_v1.1, whole genome shotgun sequence encodes:
- the LOC133664645 gene encoding gastrula zinc finger protein XlCGF57.1-like isoform X1 translates to MCERTIAKYEEELCPKKEEKERQQLLDVYYKKHHQVVLHRTDVCKEQLLPDKPECSFRMVKEDPSKKTRRHGPSGVSFSSLTQNLPFKKEEEEEEHNISQEGEHIEGLVEFQVTSVPVKSEDDEVKGESEEKREAEPPSSSSTQHMTTEADGDHCGGSQADKLLAPLSDSEDTTSHSPDTDDEDSKDDKTCHTDNTHFKCSHCNKTFKYHCRLKTHMRRHTGEKRFICSICGKGFVESQSLKKHTLLHTGEKSFICSICSKAFVQSCNLKVHMRTHTGEKPFICSICGKGFAQSSCLEKHRTIHTGEKSFICSICSKGFVLSNKLKAHMRTHTGEKLFSCSFCGKGFTESQYLKVHMRIHTGEKRFICSICGKGFARSSCLDKHRTTHTGEKSFICSICSKRFGQSNHLNVHMRTHSGEKPFSCSICGKGFAESQHLKRHKRTHTGEKSHSCSICNRSFCERSNLVAHMRTHTGEKVLSCSVCGERFSYKYQCKKHKCAGENSSSK, encoded by the exons atgtgcgaaagaacgatagcaaagtatgaggaggaactttgtccaaaaaaagaggagaaggagcgacaacaacTGCTGGATGTTTATTATAAGAAAcatcatcaagttgtgttacacagaacag acgtctgtaaAGAACAACTTCTGCCTGACAAACCGGAGTGTAGCTTCAGGATGGTGAAGGAGGATCCATCAAAGAAGACCAGGCGCCACGGACCCTCTGGTGtctccttttcctctttgacacagAACCTTCcctttaaaaaggaagaggaagaggaggaacacaacatcagtcaggagggagagcataTTGAAGGACTGGTGGAGTTCCAAGTGACtagtgtccctgtgaagagtgaagatgatgaggtcaaaggtgaaagtgaggagaagagagaggcggagcctccaagcagcagctcaacacaacacatgacaacagaagctgatggagaccactgtggaggatcacaagcagacaagctcttagctccactatcagatagtgaggacacaacgtcacactctcctgacactgatgatgaagactctaaagatgataagacatgtcacactgacaacactcacttcaaatgttctcactgtaacaaaacttttaaataccattgtcgtctgaaaacacacatgagaagacacactggagaaaaacgttttatctgttcaatatgtggtaaaggttttgtagaaagtcaGAGTTTGAAAAAACATACACtattacacactggagaaaaatctTTTAtatgttcaatctgtagtaaagcTTTTGTACAAAGTtgcaatttgaaagtacacatgagaacacacactggtgaaaaaccttttatctgttcaatctgtggtaaaggttttgcacaaagTTCATGTTTGGAAAAACACAGaacaatacacactggagaaaaatcttttatctgttcaatctgtagtaaaggttttgttctaagtaacaaattgaaagcgcacatgagaacacacactggtgaaaaactttTTTCCTGTTCattctgtggtaaaggttttacagaaAGTCAGTATTTAaaggtacacatgagaatacacactggtgaaaaacgttttatctgttcaatctgtggtaaaggttttgcacgaAGTTCATGTTTGGACAAACACAGaacaacacacactggagagaaatcttttatctgttcaatctgtagtaaacGTTTTGGACAAAGTAACCATTTGAacgtgcacatgagaacacactctggtgaaaaacctttttcctgttcaatctgtggtaaaggttttgcagaaagtcaacatttgaaaagacacaagagaacacacactggtgaaaaatcacattcctgttcaatctgcaacaGAAGCTTTTGTGAACGATCAAACCTtgtagcacacatgagaacacacactggagagaaagtgttgagttgcagtgtgtgtggtgaaagattctcttataagtaccagtgtaagaaacacaagtgtgctggtgagaacagcagcagcaaatga
- the LOC133664644 gene encoding zinc finger and SCAN domain-containing protein 2-like: MCERTIAKYEEEICPTKEEKERQHQLQDAVFKKHQVVLHRTDVQQPPHIKEEEEDPQPPHIKDEEEEVWITQEEESLLGQEEADLTKFPLTVVSVKTEEHEDKPPESSQLHHSPKVCEEQLLPEKQECSFRMAKEDPSKRKTRRHGPSGVSFSSLTQTLPCKKEEEDSPTPHIKEEEGEHSISQEGEHLEGLVEFPVTGVPVKSEDDEVKGESEEKREAEPPSSSSTQHMTTEADGDHCGGSQADKLLAPLSDSEDTTSHSPDTDDEDSKDDKTCHTDNTHFKCAHCDKTFKYHCRLKRHMIIHTGVKPFTCSICGLSFTRKDNMKDHTRRHKGEKPFSCSVCDSSYARSQCLKLHLKRHTGENLFKCSVCNSSFVRGENLKTHMRTHTGEKPFSCSVCGVFFTQSASLKKHMRTHTGVKSFSCSVCGTGFVHKNNLKTHMRIHTGEKPFSCSICGLSFTRKEHMKEHTKTHTGEKPFSCSVCDSSFARRQNLKSHMRIHAELQCV; encoded by the exons atgtgcgaaagaacgatagcaaagtatgaggaggaaatttgtccaacaaaagaggagaaggagcgacaacatcaactacaggacgctgttttcaagaaacatcaagttgtgttacacagaacag atgtccagcagcccccccacattaaagaggaagaggaggatccacagccgccccacattaaagatgaagaggaggaagtgtggatcactcaggaggaagagtctcttctagggcaggaggaggctgatctcaccaagtttccactgactgttgtctctgtgaagactgaagagcatgaagacaaaccacctgagtcctcacagcttcatcacagtccaa AAGTCTGTGAAGAACAACTTCTGCCTGAAAAACAGGAGTGTAGCTTCAGGATGGCGAAGGAGGATCCATCAAAGAGGAAGACCAGGCGCCACGGACCCTCTGGTGtctccttttcctctttgacacagacccttccctgtaaaaaggaagaggaagactcaccgaccccccacattaaagaggaagagggggaacacagcatcagtcaggagggagagcatcttgaaggactggtggagttcccagtgactggtgtccctgtgaagagtgaagatgatgaggtcaaaggtgaaagtgaggagaagagagaggcggagcctccaagcagcagctcaacacaacacatgacaacagaagctgatggagaccactgtggaggatcacaagcagacaagctcttagctccactatcagatagtgaggacacaacatcacactctcctgacactgatgatgaagactctaaagatgataagacatgtcacactgacaacactcacttcaaatgtgctcactgtgacaaaacctttaaataccATTGTCGTCTGAAAAGACACATGATAATACACACTGGAGTGAAACCTTttacttgttcaatctgtggcttaTCTTTTACAAGGAAGGACAATATGAAAGATCACACAAGAAGACAcaaaggagaaaaacctttttcgtgTTCTGTGTGTGATTCAAGTTATGCACGAAGTCAATGTTTGAAATTACACCTGAAAAGACACACTGGGGAAAACCTTTTTAAGTGTTCCGTGTGTAATTCAAGTTTTGTCCGAGGTGAAAATTTGAAAacccacatgagaacacacactggagaaaaacctttttcttgttcagtcTGTGGTGTATTTTTTACACAgagtgcaagtttgaaaaaacacatgagaacacacactggagttaAATCTTTTTCCTGTTCAGTGTGTGGAACAGGTTTTGTACACAAGAACAacttgaaaacacacatgagaatacacactggagaaaaacctttttcctgttcaatctgtggcttaTCTTTTACAAGGAAGGAACATATGAAAgagcacacaaaaacacacaccggagaaaaacctttttcctgttctgtGTGTGATTCAAGTTTTGCACGGAGGCAAAATTTGAaatcacacatgagaatacacgctgagttgcagtgtgtgtga